The following are from one region of the Mesorhizobium sp. B4-1-4 genome:
- a CDS encoding dipeptidase has translation MTLNDFSPILLDAAAPMINPRDVDKRLPDMIAGGLDAVLATAGAIEDFRTTMEDVAKWLEIERCGARKIKIARSVADIRAAKACGKIAIVLHFQGSDAIEDELDFINVFHACGLRVMQLTYNARNRVGDGCFEITDGGLSKFGRKVIPRMEALSMAVDLAHAGPRTALEATEVASRPLIISHANARALMETPRNVGDDLIRAVAATGGVVGVCAAPFFLTRDGPATLDMLIDHAAYIADLVGPQHVGLGFDFAEENEEDYIYYGYDERYIPMPPWTFPTRIASHAEAGNLESSLRARGFGETEIRGVLGENFLRVFEEIWGH, from the coding sequence ATGACGCTGAATGATTTCTCGCCGATACTGCTCGATGCTGCGGCGCCGATGATCAACCCGCGAGATGTCGACAAGCGTCTGCCCGATATGATTGCCGGCGGCCTTGATGCCGTACTCGCGACAGCAGGAGCGATCGAGGATTTTCGCACCACGATGGAAGATGTGGCCAAATGGCTTGAGATCGAGCGCTGCGGCGCTCGCAAAATCAAGATCGCCAGATCAGTCGCTGACATCCGGGCAGCGAAGGCGTGCGGCAAGATAGCGATAGTTTTGCACTTCCAAGGATCTGACGCGATCGAGGACGAGCTCGACTTCATCAACGTTTTTCATGCCTGCGGGCTTCGAGTGATGCAGCTGACCTACAATGCGCGTAATCGGGTCGGCGATGGCTGTTTCGAGATCACCGACGGAGGTCTGAGCAAATTCGGCCGTAAGGTTATTCCCCGCATGGAAGCGCTTTCGATGGCGGTGGATCTCGCCCACGCAGGACCGCGTACCGCCCTGGAGGCAACCGAGGTGGCCTCTCGTCCGCTGATCATATCGCATGCAAATGCGCGGGCGCTTATGGAGACGCCGCGCAATGTCGGAGACGATCTGATCCGCGCTGTCGCAGCCACGGGTGGGGTGGTTGGTGTCTGCGCAGCGCCATTTTTCCTGACCAGAGACGGGCCTGCGACGCTCGACATGCTGATCGACCATGCTGCCTATATTGCTGACCTCGTGGGGCCACAGCATGTCGGGTTAGGCTTCGACTTTGCTGAAGAGAACGAAGAAGACTACATCTACTACGGCTACGACGAGCGCTATATACCAATGCCGCCGTGGACCTTTCCCACGCGCATTGCGAGTCACGCCGAGGCCGGCAATCTGGAATCTTCGCTGAGGGCGCGAGGCTTTGGTGAAACTGAGATTCGGGGTGTCCTGGGGGAAAACTTCCTGCGGGTCTTTGAAGAGATTTGGGGTCATTGA